In Lepus europaeus isolate LE1 chromosome 8, mLepTim1.pri, whole genome shotgun sequence, a single genomic region encodes these proteins:
- the CXCL10 gene encoding C-X-C motif chemokine 10 codes for MNQSAILIFCLIFLTLSGTKGMPLSRTVRCTCIKISNKPVNPRSLEKLEIIPASQSCAHIEIIATMKKDGEKRCLNPESKAIKNLLKAVSKERSKRSS; via the exons ATGAACCAAAGTGCAATTCTTATTTTCTGCCTTATTTTCCTGACTCTGAGTGGGACTAAAG GAATGCCTCTCTCTAGAACTGTACGCTGTACCTGTATCAAGATTAGTAATAAACCTGTTAATCCAAGATCCTTGGAAAAACTTGAAATCATTCCTGCAAGTCAATCTTGTGCACATATTGAGATCAT TGCCACAATGAAAAAGGATGGGGAGAAGAGATGTCTGAATCCAGAATCGAAAGCCATCAAGAACTTACTGAAAGCAGTTAGCAAGGAAAG GTCCAAAAGATCATCGTAA